The sequence below is a genomic window from Miscanthus floridulus cultivar M001 unplaced genomic scaffold, ASM1932011v1 fs_452_2, whole genome shotgun sequence.
CACTGTTCCACTTGTATCTATCACTTTCAGTAAACTTTGTGCAACCATATTGAGAAAAGAAAACAAAGCCATATCATTGACTAACAATTCAAATGTCTCTTGGTCAGGAAAAAAGGAATGATTAACCATTCTGTTGAACAAGATAGCAGCCTCAATAATTGTCTCCTTGGTGAGGAAAGAGCGCAACAGAATATTGTATGCATACCCATCCAATGGACAACCTTCCATCAGCATTTGTGCAAAGAGAGTCAATACATCTTTCCCCTTCTTCAAATGGAGCAGTGCTTGGATAATTATGCCATAAGTGGAGAATGTACAAGAAGTGCCTGTGCAAACAGCCAACGTACGCAATTTGACTGCTTCGCGGATCTTTCCAGACAAGCAACTCCCTTCAATTAGCATATCAAGTGACTTGTTTGTCAGACTGCAGCCTCTTTTATAGTGATATTTAAAAACTTCAATAGCTTCTTGGATCCTCTTTGTGTGACACAAAATCTCTACAAGCTGTGAGAAAGATTCCGAATTCAAAGACAAGTTATTAATACTTACCCTTCTGAACATACTCAAGGCATCTATGTACAATCCTAATCGACAGTAACAAGATATAACAGCAGAATAGGTAGTCTCATCTGGTGCAAATGAAGAAACAACCATTCTACCAATGATCTCAGATGCTCTTCTGATGTTTCCTTCATTGCAGAACTGAGTTATAACAATGTTCCATGACTCACAATCAACAAAACCTCTGCTGTGCAATTTCTCAAGATAGCTTACTGAATCCTGCAGCCTGTCATTTCTACACAACCATGTCAGCAGCACATTATATGGTTCTGTTTCAGTGACATCATTTTCCTCTAGAAAGATAACAGCATTGCGGAACTTGGCATTTGTACAGTAACAATTTATCATATCCACATATGTACTTGCCATTGGAGCATGACCCGATGTAATCATCTCTTTGAGCACTATGGTAGCGTCATCCAATAGTTGATTCTCACACAAACATCTAACCAAGGCACTGTACAACTGCAGACTCAACTGAATGTTATCTTCTTTCATAATTCGATGCAACATGATTGCCTCCTTGACTTTACTGAACCTGCAAAACAGGGGCATCACTTGAGCATGGAAGCTGCTATCAGGGGAGCATCTAAGTTGCAGCATCTTATCAAAGAGCTTCACAGCTTCATCTGCTCTGCTGTGGGAACAAAGTGCTGTGATCAGTACCTCAAACGTATGACTATTaggagtacacctcttcttgttCATCCTGTCAAACTGAATCAGTGCCAAGTCTAAACGACCAGATTCACACAAGGCCTCGATCAGCAAATTCAGTGTCTCCAAATCAGGGAGGACTCCCGCCTTGACAATCTCCGTGTACACAAGCATGAACAACCGCAATCCCCTTCCTTGCTTGACCACACCATGCAGCACTCCATTGCAAGCTGAGACTGACAACTTAAGCTTCGCAGAGCTAGCATGCTGGATTACCAGCAAAGCTTCATCAAATTGGTTCTTACTGCTCAGGCACTCAACTAATTTATTAAGGGCCTGCTCCAACGCAGGCACCTTCAGCCTGACCATCTCACTGAGGAGGCTGTCCATCTCATCACGATTTTCCACAGCAGTAAGCCTGGAGATTATACAGCTGTAGGTGTCAACTGTGTGAATGTTATATCTCTGATGTGAAACCCATCTGAAGATCCTAAGAGCCAAGCTCGAGTCGGATGTGGAATCGAGAACCCGGGCTAGACTCTCTGGCCGGAGATTGTCCTTGAATGACTGAATCGCAGAATCAAACTCAGAAGAACTTGTCCTATCGGCAGAAGCGCGCGCGGAGGGCGAATCTGGGCACGAACAGTACATGAGTCTGCCTGATAACAGGTGCCGTCTCGCAAACCGTATGCGAGACACAACCTTCAGCGCCATTGAGGCAGCTACCTGGACACTGACAGCGTCATGCCAGGCTTCGAATGTGTAGGTCCGTCAGTTTGTACTGAATTTTGGAATCTATGTCCTCCTGCAAGTGTGCATTCCCCTTGTTACTGAAATGAAAACGAGGAACAAATTAAACGAGTCATCTACCCGGTCAAGCTGGGGAGGGTTCCTTACCGACGTAGGCGAGGCGAAGAGGAGAGGCAGAACCAAGTGGCGCTCCGGCCGAAGGAGGGAGCGGCCGCGGGCCCGCCCGGACGCTCGGCGGAGAGGCGTCCTCGCCTTCGACAGCGCCGCCGGCCGGGATCGAAGTCCAAGGGAACGGGACGGCCGGACGGGAAGCGAAAGCAAGAACCAAGGAGGAGGTCGATTGACGATTAGGCGTGGCGCCGTTGCGGGCGAGGCTCACTCAGCCCAGGAGACAGCAAGGCCACAACGAGCCCACCCGCGATGCCTGGTCCGGCCGTCGGCCCGTCGCATGTGCAATTTTGTTTGGGAGACCTGGGCCGGCCGTCGGCCCGTCGCATGTGCTACTAGGCGCAGCGCAGTGGCACCCACCACTCGGCCGCCATTCTGCTGCCTCTTTTCCCGCCATTCTCCTACCTCTTTTCCATCTCTGCCTTTACCGCAGTCCGCACCGTTCCCCCTGCCCCATGCTTGCGCCGCCCGCCTGCATCCGAAGCAGGCAAGCAGCCGGAGCCACCTTTGCTAGGTCTTCGTCAGGCCGCAACACTCGCTGATCCCGTCCGTGAGTCCACTTCCACTCCGCTGGCCCAGGGGGCACCGTCTGATGACCGCCGCCGGAAGATCCTCCTAGTGCCCTGGTGAGGAACGCCTGCccgccccgcccccgcccccgcaacccctcccccccccccccccccccccccccccccccccccccccacacacacacacacacacacacactctttcCTCCTTGCATCTTGCAAGTCGCTTCCTGCCtgcgactctctctctctcttgtctcTTACTCTCTTCCCGTTACCCCTGGCCCGGATGCCGTGCAGCGTGGAGGTGGAGCACTGGAGTGGCCCCCAAACTCTTTGAACTCCATAAGGTACGCCAACCCTGACCTATTTATTATTCAGTATATCATTTTGTCCCCAAATTAGTTCAATTGATCTAGCCTATAGATGGTAGGCACTGGAATTAGGGATTTATTGGTTGATTACTCATGCATTATGTAATTTGGTTGTTGGATTTGTGAATTATGAAGAGGGATGGAGACATTCTAATTGATGCAAGTTTCAAACTTAATTGTCATATCTAAGACTTACTTTATTTAGTTTTTGTATACCAAATTGCGGGGCACGGTTGCTCACCGATCGCATGTGTAAATTTTGGTCTAGCATCCTAGGTCCGCCACTGACGAATACCCCTTCCCTTGCCTGCTGTGTGAAACCAAGCTCCCAGAACCCTAATACAagctatttgtattcggatctgacccagttacaagtatatatatacatgtattatGTCCACTAGCTTTGAATTTTTCTGCAAAAACTATCGCCATGTACTCGATCCAACCCTGATTGGATTCATAGGGTCCTGCACGAACTCCACCCTCATCTCCAACCCAGACACCCAGTGCATGCCCTCCATTTCTCGTTtgtcaaaaaggaaaaaaaaaatcctgCATGCCATGCCTTCTTCTGGTCTAGTTTCCTGACGGGCTTTTTTTTCCTGCAAATGCAGTCCATGCCTTTTTTTGGTCTAATTTGGATTCCTTCGTTTCGTTTGCTACAGGCTGTTTTTGATCTAAGGATGGGTAGGGACGACGAGCCGGTTGATTCTATGGATATTGACGGCCAGAAGCAGCAACAGCTAGAAGCCCTCACTGCTGTACCAGAGGGGTTCAGCACTGACTATCTCCAAATCTACTATGGTAAACTGATTCGTTCCCTTATAATGGCGTGGAATGGAGAAGATAAATTGAAACAGGACCCACACATCTTGTCTGTCCATAACTATATGTTTTCTGAAGTTATCATTGATTTTGCACAAAGTTGAGGTCTTGCATCACAGTTTAGGGGCTGTGTTTTTTTAATGAATACTATGGTTGATTTTTTTTGTATGTGGCCAACACTCTTGTAGTGTAGCGGTAAGCTCTCCAGTTTAGGGAGACATCAGCCAGGTTTCAAATCTGGtggcaaccaaaaaaaaaaaaaaaaatccccttGCTAGCAACCCAAAATATAGTGGCAGGGGGCTCACTTGTGGCGCTTGCGGTTGGTTTGGGCCCTCCTCCCAAGGGGTAGATGC
It includes:
- the LOC136531818 gene encoding pentatricopeptide repeat-containing protein At1g63330-like; the protein is MALKVVSRIRFARRHLLSGRLMYCSCPDSPSARASADRTSSSEFDSAIQSFKDNLRPESLARVLDSTSDSSLALRIFRWVSHQRYNIHTVDTYSCIISRLTAVENRDEMDSLLSEMVRLKVPALEQALNKLVECLSSKNQFDEALLVIQHASSAKLKLSVSACNGVLHGVVKQGRGLRLFMLVYTEIVKAGVLPDLETLNLLIEALCESGRLDLALIQFDRMNKKRCTPNSHTFEVLITALCSHSRADEAVKLFDKMLQLRCSPDSSFHAQVMPLFCRFSKVKEAIMLHRIMKEDNIQLSLQLYSALVRCLCENQLLDDATIVLKEMITSGHAPMASTYVDMINCYCTNAKFRNAVIFLEENDVTETEPYNVLLTWLCRNDRLQDSVSYLEKLHSRGFVDCESWNIVITQFCNEGNIRRASEIIGRMVVSSFAPDETTYSAVISCYCRLGLYIDALSMFRRVSINNLSLNSESFSQLVEILCHTKRIQEAIEVFKYHYKRGCSLTNKSLDMLIEGSCLSGKIREAVKLRTLAVCTGTSCTFSTYGIIIQALLHLKKGKDVLTLFAQMLMEGCPLDGYAYNILLRSFLTKETIIEAAILFNRMVNHSFFPDQETFELLVNDMALFSFLNMVAQSLLKVIDTSGTVSPRIYNIIIYGLIKEGFKSEACKFLDQMLEKGWVPDSRTHRVLVGSSGLVEARELVEAYQTVDGDNVTNILLEGLD